The following coding sequences are from one Rutidosis leptorrhynchoides isolate AG116_Rl617_1_P2 chromosome 11, CSIRO_AGI_Rlap_v1, whole genome shotgun sequence window:
- the LOC139875239 gene encoding uncharacterized protein, translated as MTLQGIAREWFNKLPAGSIYGFMDMCTKFLLQYQNQRPRKCTHIECHDIVQKPKESLGEFLTRYNNECLRIPDLKPEQSISGLIHASSHNERKDDDDRSRDQNRGNSSHGRYLSGGPIRNDKGRASGGFRNNNQRVINNQNCALLKSLSKTPKEIFATEPVCATFTVPTPLTEFGKQDKTKYCEFHNDHGHDTNRCKNLMERVLEALRAGKLDHLKPPKKDKGKAAEESLKAKMFAW; from the exons ATGACGTTGCAGGGCATTGCGCGTGAATGGTTCAATAAACTTCCAGCAGGTAGCATATACGGATTCATGGATATGTGTACAAAGTTCTTGCTGCAGTATCAAAACCAAAGGCCGCGCAAATGCACTCACATTGAATGTCACGATATTGTGCAGaaacccaaggaatctttgggagaaTTTCTCACGAGATATAATAATGAGTGCTTGCGCATACCGGACCTAAAGCCAGAACAGTCGATTTCTGGGCTGATACATG ctagctcacacAACGAAAGGAAAGACgacgatgatcgttcgcgcgatcaaaatcgcggTAACAGCTCTCACGGAAGATACCTTAGTGGTGGTCCTATAAGAAATGATAAAGGGCGAGCAAGCGGTGGttttcgaaacaataatcagcgtgtTATTAATAATCAGAATTGTGCGCTGCTCAAAAGCTTGtctaaaacaccaaaagaaatttttGCAACCGAACCAGTATGCGCAACCTTTACGGTTCCAACTCCACTGACAGAATTTGGCAAGCAGGATAAAACAAAATACTGCGAGTTCCATAACGATCATGGccatgacaccaatcggtgtaaaaatttaATGGAGCGAGTGCTGGAAGCGCTACGCGCAGGAAAGTTAGATCATCTCAAGCCGCCAAAGAAAgataagggaaaggccgcagaagagagTTTAAAAGCTAAAATGTTCGCATGGTAA